The genomic interval CCACCACATCCTTCAATCCATACTCACCCTCACAGAGCACCGCACAGGGCAACACCCGCTTCTGGTCCTTCACAATCGCCTCGACCATGTCGACCACCGAAGCCGACGGGGCATAGAACGCGCTGCCGGTCTTCAAGAGGCCCACGATTTCGGCGCCGCCTTCACGTGTCCGCTTGACGATCGCATCCAACCGCTCCTTCGATATCATTTCCGAAACGGGTTTCCCCTTCACCGTCGTATAACGAGCCAGCGGTACCATCGTGTCGCCATGTCCCCCCAAGACCATTGCATGCACGTCTGGCCCAGGCACATTCAGTTCGGCAGCGATGAACGCACGCATGCGGGCAGAATCGAGCACTCCCGCCATCCCCAAGACCCTGGATTTCGGCAAACCACTGACCAGCCGCGCCACATGGACCATCGCATCCAACGGGTTTGTGACGAGAATCAGGATAACGTTCGGCGATCGGGACACCAATTCCTTGACGACCGACTTCACGATCTTGGCATTCGTGGTCAACAACTCATCACGGCTCATCCCCGGCTTGCGGGGAATACCGGACGTGATCACCGCCACGGCTGAGCCGGCCGTTTCATCGTAGCCGTTGGTGCCCACTACCTGGGTGCTATAGCCGCAGACGGGACCGGCCTGTGAGATATCGAGCGCCTTCCCCTGCGGGACCCCCTCGACAATGTCCACAAGTACAACCTCGTACTCGTTCTTCTCTGCCAGCCGTTGCGCCGTCGTGCCCCCGACGTTCCCCGCACCCACCACCGTAATCTTCGGTCTCCCCATCATCTCACCTCTATGGTTCGTACTGGCTCCCTACCCTCAGGGCGCGGTGTGCCCTCACCTGCACACCGCGAACAAGCCCGCCTCATCATTCGCATTCTGCAGGGCCAGAATGCAACCGGCTTGTGTTCAATGCCCCCCCTCATGCTCCGTCCAACCCGCAACTTTGAAATTGATCGTGCAAACGAAATTATCTCCGTCATAGAAATTGACTTTGATCTTCTTCTTGCCATAGTTCTTGGCAAGAAAGGCATCCGGATCGTCGACCAGCTCTTGAAACCCTCCCGCTGGATATTCTCCAAGGTCGTGGAAAACCACAATCATCCCCACTTTGACTTCTTGAAGAATCTTGGCCCAACAGCGGGGATAGACCTCCCAAAACTTGGCCTCGATCATCTCCTTCGTCGGCTCTTGGCGATCTTCCCCCGGCTTGGTCGGCTGGGCAAACTTCGCCAAGCGACGCACATAGGGATACTGATTCCCTGAAAACAACTTATAGAGCCAGGGCGGCACAGTCGGTCGGTCAGTTTCATTGGCCATGTTGTATTTCTCGTGAAACGTGAAATGTTGAGCCCAAAAGTGCGACGCGATCCTTCCGCAACATCCGACCTTTCACGTATTACGTCGTGAGCCGTTGGTAAATCTTCGGCAAGCGTTTCGGCAGCGCTTCCAGATGATCGATGACGGCAAACTGCACGTCCCCGTACATTCTCCGGACGTACCCGTCGGCCTCCCGATCGATCGTAATACAAAACGGATGAACCCCCCGCTGACGCGCCTCTCGTAACGCCGCCTTGGTGTCTTCCAGTGAATACTCGTCTTTATAACCGTCATCGAGCGGACGTCCATCGCTGATGAGAACGAGCAGCCTCGTCCGCGCTTCGCGCGCCAGCAATTTGGCGGTCGCATGGCGAATGGCCGCCCCATCACGATTTTGCTGCATGGGGACCAATCCGCCCAACCGCTGCGCCGCTTTCCCGCCCAACGGATCGTCGAAATCTTTGATCACCAGAAAGTCCACTTGCCCGCGGCCTTGGCCCGAATAGCCATAGAGCGCATATTGATCTCCGACCGCCTCAAGCGCTTCGCACAGCAACACAAGCCCCTCTTTTTCCAGGTCGATCACGCGGCGGCCACTTTCTAACTGACGACTGGTTGACCCGCTCACGTCGACCAGAAAGGCAGCCGCAACATCCCGTTCTTTTCGTTCCCGCCTGACATAGATCCGATCCGACAGATCAATGCCCGCCGCGCGCTCCGCACACATACGGACGGCCGCATCCACATCCAGCTCGTCGCCATCGGCTTGGCCCGGCACCCGCCGCAGCCCCGGTGGCCGCAGACCTTCAAAGAACCGTCGAAGGGCGGAAACCTCACTGCCATGGGCGCTCAACGTCGCCGCGACAATATCCCCGCTCCCCTCCTCCGCAGCCCGTTCGGCGACGCGACACCAGTTCAGGCGATAGTCGTCAATCCCTTGATCCCATTCCGGATAACGCACGGCACGATCGCCCGGCCCGGCATGATCGATCGGCGCCGGCTGCTCGACCTTCACGGCCAAGAGCTCTTCCACCTGGGACGGCAACTGCCGCCCCCCGGCGAGCCTATCCCCCTCCGTCTCCGTACGTGTGCCCCCTCGATTCTGTTGACCCTGCGACGAGGCCTCCTGCGATCCGCCTGCCGCGCTTGCCATCCGTTGAATCTCGTCTGACTGCTGCTGATCGTCCGCCTGCCGTCCATCCTGCGCATTCTGACGAATGAACTCAGGGTTCATCGCCCCACGGTACACCCAGTTGGTGACGGGGCGATAGTCCTCACCCGTCTGATCGGAAGCGGAGGGGCCGACACCCAGCTCTTCTGACACGTCACCGGCCTGATCGGCCAGAATCATCGCCCCTTTCGGCGCCAATAATTCTTCGAGCTTTACATAGAGCGCATGGGCCAGACGCACGGCCTCTTCCGCCGTCGCCGTTGGAGCCAGAATGACCTGGCACATCGGCCAGAGGATGGCGATCTCGTCCTTGATGGCCTCATGAATCGCAACAGGCTGCGACGCGGCGGTCGACAGCTGGAGCAGTTGATCGACGACGAGTTCTTTGACCGTCAGCCCATGTGTCAACGACCGCGTCGTGATGGCCTCTCGCGCGAATTGTTGGAGATCCCGCTGGAGCCCCGGATACTCTCGCTGCAACAAATACTCAACCCGCGCATCCTCCACCAGCGTCCATAAGTCCTGGATCAGGCCCGGATGGGGATAGAAACGAAATAACGCCACCAAACTGTCCGGTTCAACCTGTTTCACTCGACCGTATTTCTGTCGCAGGGCCAGGACCAGGTCCACAAACGGCTCAAGGGTCAACCGATAGGTCCCGAACTCCACGTGCCCCGCTTCGTGAGCGGCCATCACCAAATACAACCGCGTATTCTCCTCGGCCGTGGGATAGCGGCGGAGGAGCGCCGGCAGCGAGATGATACGCCCATTCTGGCTCACTGTAGCTCGCGCAGCAGTTTCCTGGCTCAGCGAATCGGGAAGCGCCTGAATCGTCAAGTCCGTGCCACAGAGCCCTTGCACGAAGAGCTTGATGGTCCGCGCGACGTGCCGCAACGGCACACCGCTTAAGGCCGCTTCCACCGAGGTCAGCGCCTTCTGCGACTCCAGTGCAAAATAGGCCCTGGCTCCCTCGACACTGTAGGCCAGCACTTCCATTCCCGCGGTAAACCAGGCCTCAAATCGAACCATGGCTTCGGCAGACTCGCCGATCACCGTCACCAATTCAGGCGCGCGCCGCAAATAGGCCAACGCCGTATCGGCATCGCGCTCGGCCACTAAAGCCCCGTACTGCAATATTTTCAGTCTCCAGCCCTCATTCGGCACGGCACGCAGCAGACGCGGCGATTCCGATAACCAGGCGATGCCGGCCCCGGGATCCCGTTCAGCCAGCAACGACCCGACCGTGACGACCTTGGCCCGCACCGACTGGTCGTCAAGATCGCCGAGAATGAGCGGGCTGGTGCGGAGGAATTCAATGGTCCCAAAATAGTCCGTCTTGCCGAAACTATTCTGGGAAATGAGTTTCATCCCGAACGTCGCCCAGGCTCTAGCCTCTTCGATCGGCAATACGCGGGCGACCGCGGGGATTTGGCGGATATACTCCAGGGCGACGACAAAATCGACCTGCGTCAGTTCGAACCCGATTTCCAACCAGGCCTCTAGCTGATCCGGCGAAATAACCGTGACCGCTTCCGCCGACACGCGGAGGAATTCTAGCGCCACATTCGCATCCTGCTCGGCCAGTTCCAACGCAGTTTTCAGAACCAACGACCGGCCAGATGGAGGCTCGATCAAGCCCAACACCAGCGGGCTCTCCTTGAAATATTTCAATCCGATCGCACCGGATGAGCCGGCGAGCGCAATCCCCAGATCCAGCCAGGCCACCGCATCGCTGAGCCGATCCCGGCGCTGCAGGTCAGGGAACGACTCGATCGCAGCGCGGGCAACCTTCGGAGATATTTCATGTAGCTCATCGAGCAGCAGCAACACGCCTTCCGCTTGATTCGGCTTTACCGAGGCCTCGACGAGGCGAGAGACCAGGTGCTGGGCCGTGGCTGGCCCTAGCTCCTCCGCCAGCTTTGCGATCAATTGCTGATGGGTATCCGACATCTCGATTCTCGATCCAATCCTACGGAATGTGAGGGGAGGGCTGGATTGTAAAGGACGCCCTGGCGCTTGTAAACTAGGCGCTGACGCGCAGGCATGGGGCGAGAGGCAAGGGCTAGGGGGCAGAAATCCTCGTCCTTCCTCTCGCCACTAGCCCCTGGCCCCTTGCCAAAGGAGTTGTGATGGCCGAGCCCAAGCAAGAGAGTCTCGACAAAATGTGGAAGTACGTGAAGGGCTTTGCAGACAAGAGCGGAACCGCCATGCATCCCATGCCCGCCGTCACCGAAGCCGTGGTCAAAGGCCTCGCGATGCACATCGACGAGCTGGGCAAACCCCTCTGCCCCTGTAACTTCTACAAGGATAAACAGGCAGAAGCCAAACTCCGTCGCTGGATGTGCGCCTGCGACGAGATGCAGATCTACAAATATTGTCACTGTCTGTTATTCGTGCGAAAAGACGGCCTACCGATCACCGAGTATCTCCCGGAAGGCCACGAAGGGCGGGAGATCTATGGCGTCGTCACAGACCCAACTCCCGACAAAGGCCGAGCACTCAAACACAAAGCGGCAGCTGCACCACAGACAGCGGACAAGGATTCGTCAACACCAATCGCCTGATGCTCATGCGATACCCTAATCGACTCCAGTTCGGATCCGTGCTCTTCCTTCTCCTCATGAGCCTATGCCCCCTATCGGGACAAGCGCTTGAGCCAACCCCATCGAACCCGCCACCGTTGAACGAAAAAGACTTCTTCTCCTACAAACAGAAAGGGCGAAGTAGTCTGACCGGGCAAGCGTTTCTCAGTTCGCCATCAGGAAAAGCCATCACACAAGCAGGCGCGCCAATCCATCTCATCCCCATGACTCCCTACACCCGTTATTGGTTCGACCACCAAGTCAAAATTACCTCCTGCTCAGCAACGGGAACTCAAGTCTCAGCGGAAAGCACCCTAACCACACGCCCTCCAGCTGACTGCGCCCACGAAGCATTGACCAGACTCCAGACAGAAAAACGCCTCACTCCCTATCTCCGTACGACCAGAGCCAACCCCACCGGACATTTCTGGTTCACGAAGGTTCCCGCAGGGCGCTACTACATCGTCAGTCTGATCGAAGGAGGATCGGGCACACACCAAGAAGAACGACTGTCGGGGCTAGCCTGGCTGGTGATAGAACTCGAGGCAGGTGAGAAAGCAACAAATCTCGTCGTGACCGACTGCAAAGCTGGCCTCTGCTAAGTCTCTTTACTCCGCAATCATCACTCTCTCAGGTCTCACAGCCAGGGTAATCCCGACTGCGGCCGTCGAACGAGCATTATTTCATCGTGCGCGTTTCGGGAGCAAAGGGATGCCCTGGCTGCGAGACCGTCCCCTCACTGCCACCCCGACACGTCATATCCCTTTTCAATCAAGCACCGCACTACCGCATCGGCATACGGAGGATCCGGCTCCAGCGGTTTGTAGGCGCCGCCCAACGACCCGACGATCACTCCGAGCGTGCCACCGACTGCTGCCCCGATCGTCACGCCAGGCACGCCGCCAATGAGCCCGCTCGATGCCCCGATTCCAGCGCCAGTCAGCAGCCCCAACACAGCACCAGCAGCCATGTTACTGCTTCGGGCGCGGGTGCCAGGCTTCAACCCGGCCTCGTCAGCCTTCTTCTGACACATCGCCACATCGAACTTTGCCGCCTCCCGCCCCTGCAACTGAAGCTTCGCATTCGACCGCAACAACGGCTCCGGCCCAGCACAGGCGAGAAGACTCATTCCTAGGACTGCCGCCACACCACGCCGCCACATCAACGACAACACCGACAATTCCTCACAATCATCTTATTCTCCCTCCCAATTCGTGGCGGGATGGAAGGGGAAGACCTCAGGTGCGCGCGTTCCGC from Nitrospirota bacterium carries:
- the mdh gene encoding malate dehydrogenase, with translation MGRPKITVVGAGNVGGTTAQRLAEKNEYEVVLVDIVEGVPQGKALDISQAGPVCGYSTQVVGTNGYDETAGSAVAVITSGIPRKPGMSRDELLTTNAKIVKSVVKELVSRSPNVILILVTNPLDAMVHVARLVSGLPKSRVLGMAGVLDSARMRAFIAAELNVPGPDVHAMVLGGHGDTMVPLARYTTVKGKPVSEMISKERLDAIVKRTREGGAEIVGLLKTGSAFYAPSASVVDMVEAIVKDQKRVLPCAVLCEGEYGLKDVVVGVPVKLGRGGAEQVVEYELTAEEQAGLAKSAHAVRELCATVDRLMA
- a CDS encoding VWA domain-containing protein, which gives rise to MSDTHQQLIAKLAEELGPATAQHLVSRLVEASVKPNQAEGVLLLLDELHEISPKVARAAIESFPDLQRRDRLSDAVAWLDLGIALAGSSGAIGLKYFKESPLVLGLIEPPSGRSLVLKTALELAEQDANVALEFLRVSAEAVTVISPDQLEAWLEIGFELTQVDFVVALEYIRQIPAVARVLPIEEARAWATFGMKLISQNSFGKTDYFGTIEFLRTSPLILGDLDDQSVRAKVVTVGSLLAERDPGAGIAWLSESPRLLRAVPNEGWRLKILQYGALVAERDADTALAYLRRAPELVTVIGESAEAMVRFEAWFTAGMEVLAYSVEGARAYFALESQKALTSVEAALSGVPLRHVARTIKLFVQGLCGTDLTIQALPDSLSQETAARATVSQNGRIISLPALLRRYPTAEENTRLYLVMAAHEAGHVEFGTYRLTLEPFVDLVLALRQKYGRVKQVEPDSLVALFRFYPHPGLIQDLWTLVEDARVEYLLQREYPGLQRDLQQFAREAITTRSLTHGLTVKELVVDQLLQLSTAASQPVAIHEAIKDEIAILWPMCQVILAPTATAEEAVRLAHALYVKLEELLAPKGAMILADQAGDVSEELGVGPSASDQTGEDYRPVTNWVYRGAMNPEFIRQNAQDGRQADDQQQSDEIQRMASAAGGSQEASSQGQQNRGGTRTETEGDRLAGGRQLPSQVEELLAVKVEQPAPIDHAGPGDRAVRYPEWDQGIDDYRLNWCRVAERAAEEGSGDIVAATLSAHGSEVSALRRFFEGLRPPGLRRVPGQADGDELDVDAAVRMCAERAAGIDLSDRIYVRRERKERDVAAAFLVDVSGSTSRQLESGRRVIDLEKEGLVLLCEALEAVGDQYALYGYSGQGRGQVDFLVIKDFDDPLGGKAAQRLGGLVPMQQNRDGAAIRHATAKLLAREARTRLLVLISDGRPLDDGYKDEYSLEDTKAALREARQRGVHPFCITIDREADGYVRRMYGDVQFAVIDHLEALPKRLPKIYQRLTT
- a CDS encoding ferredoxin-thioredoxin reductase catalytic domain-containing protein — protein: MAEPKQESLDKMWKYVKGFADKSGTAMHPMPAVTEAVVKGLAMHIDELGKPLCPCNFYKDKQAEAKLRRWMCACDEMQIYKYCHCLLFVRKDGLPITEYLPEGHEGREIYGVVTDPTPDKGRALKHKAAAAPQTADKDSSTPIA